A genomic window from Melanotaenia boesemani isolate fMelBoe1 chromosome 15, fMelBoe1.pri, whole genome shotgun sequence includes:
- the LOC121654624 gene encoding piggyBac transposable element-derived protein 4-like: MSKRFTVDEVIDYIFSHQSNIEDIELSETEEDVSEEEDNLQYDPEQEDESVGEEDPAVSDAESEVFKSKRGDMAWSSSPYDTHSRAPTENIIKRTPGPTRFAVSHAHDIKTTFELFIPPSLEKILLEMTNMEGRRVFGKSWMDIDKVQLDAYLGLLLLAGVYRSCNEATASLWDGESGRSIFRATMSLQTFHVLSRVIRFDSRETRAARRVNDKLAPIRDVWDKWVEQLPLMYNPGPEVTVDERLVPFRGRCPFRQYMPNKPGKYGIKIWVVCDARNSYAWNMQIYTGKPASGVPEKKQGKRVVLEMTKGLQGHNITCDNFFTSYDLGQELLKKKLTMVGTVRKNKPELPLALLGTKDRAPLSSKFAFLGRTTVVSYCPKKNKNVIVMSTFHKDAAVSSREDKKPEIILDYNKNKGGVDNLDKVTGTYTCKRKTKRWPMAVLFNILNVSAYNAFVVWTEINPGWNAGKPFKRRLFLEELGRSLVNPHIERRQHLPRTQTSASLVRELQAAPSPASCTGNQSEDTRGTKRKRCQSCPSNKDRKTSTTCHKCKKHICKEHTKTITYCDSCM, from the coding sequence GATGAATCTGTTGGAGAGGAGGACCCGGCTGTCTCAGATGCTGAAAGCGAAGTCTTCAAGTCCAAAAGAGGTGACATGGCATGGTCATCAAGCCCCTATGACACCCACAGCAGAGCACCAACAGAGAACATTATCAAAAGGACTCCAGGACCAACTAGATTTGCTGTATCACATGCACATGACATCAAAACAACATTTGAGTTATTCATACCACCATCTCTTGAGAAGATCTTGCTTGAGATGACAAATATGGAAGGAAGAAGAGTGTTTGGAAAAAGTTGGATGGATATTGACAAAGTACAGCTGGATGCTTACTTGGGACTGCTGCTCCTTGCTGGGGTGTACCGATCCTGCAATGAAGCTACTGCCAGCTTATGGGATGGTGAGTCAGGCCGCTCTATTTTTCGTGCTACCATGTCACTTCAGACCTTTCATGTGCTGTCAAGAGTAATTCGCTTTGATAGTAGGGAAACAAGAGCTGCTCGACGTGTGAATGACAAACTTGCTCCAATTCGGGATGTTTGGGACAAGTGGGTGGAGCAATTGCCACTCATGTACAATCCAGGGCCAGAAGTTACTGTGGATGAGAGGTTAGTTCCTTTCAGAGGCCGCTGTCCCTTCAGGCAGTATATGCCGAACAAGCCTGGAAAATATGGCATAAAAATCTGGGTAGTATGTGATGCAAGAAACAGCTATGCATGGAACATGCAAATATACACTGGAAAACCTGCCAGTGGAGTCCCAGAGAAGAAACAGGGCAAACGGGTGGTCCTGGAAATGACAAAGGGTCTTCAGGGCCATAACATAACATGTGATAACTTCTTCACATCATATGACCTTGGCCAAGAACtgctgaagaagaagctgaCCATGGTGGgaacagtcaggaaaaacaaacctGAGCTTCCTCTTGCACTTCTTGGAACAAAGGACAGGGCCCCTCTCTCCTCCAAGTTTGCATTCTTGGGGAGAACCACAGTCGTGTCATACTgtcccaaaaaaaacaaaaatgtcattGTGATGTCCACCTTCCACAAGGATGCTGCTGTGAGCAGTAGGGAGGACAAAAAACCAGAAATAATCCTGGattataacaaaaacaaaggaggagTTGACAATCTTGACAAGGTCACTGGCACCTACACATGTAAGCGAAAGACAAAACGATGGCCAATGGCTGTCCTATTCAATATACTGAATGTCTCTGCATACAATGCGTTTGTGGTGTGGACAGAAATAAATCCTGGATGGAATGCTGGAAAACCCTTCAAGAGAAGGCTTTTCCTGGAGGAACTGGGGAGGTCTCTGGTAAATCCCCACATTGAAAGACGGCAGCATCTTCCCAGAACCCAAACCTCTGCCAGTTTGGTGAGAGAGCTTCAGGCTGCACCCTCACCAGCATCCTGCACAGGGAACCAGTCAGAGGACACTAGGGGGACGAAGAGAAAGAGATGCCAGTCCTGTCCCTCCAACaaggacagaaaaacaagcacaaCTTGCCACAAATGCAAGAAACACATCTGCAAGGAGCACACAAAAACCATCACATATTGTGATTCATGCATGTAA